Proteins encoded by one window of Micromonospora coxensis:
- a CDS encoding shikimate dehydrogenase, which yields MTGRRAAVVGRPIAHSLSPVIHEAGYAAAGLAGWSYTRIECGAAELPALVAGLGPEWAGLSVTMPGKEAALALADDVSPVAAAAGAANTLVRRTDGTWYADNTDVTGMVEVLTAAGVSTGATVTVLGAGGTARAALVAAARLTASGVIVVARRESAIAELRPVAEALGIPLTGAGWPDAAGYAAGADVVVATVPKGVADPLAAEVRWRPSTVLFDALYDPWPTPLAASASAAGCRVVSGLDLLLAQAVGQFEHFTGVPAPRAAMAHALAGHRRPASLGRG from the coding sequence GTGACGGGACGCAGGGCGGCGGTGGTCGGTAGACCCATCGCGCACTCGCTCTCCCCGGTGATCCACGAGGCCGGCTACGCCGCCGCCGGGCTCGCCGGGTGGTCGTACACCCGGATCGAGTGCGGGGCCGCGGAGCTGCCGGCCCTGGTCGCCGGCCTGGGCCCGGAGTGGGCGGGGCTGTCGGTGACCATGCCCGGCAAGGAGGCGGCGCTCGCGCTGGCCGACGACGTGTCGCCGGTCGCGGCCGCCGCCGGCGCCGCCAACACGCTGGTACGCCGTACCGACGGCACCTGGTACGCCGACAACACCGACGTCACCGGCATGGTCGAGGTGCTCACCGCGGCCGGGGTGTCGACCGGCGCCACGGTCACCGTGCTCGGCGCCGGCGGCACCGCCCGGGCGGCGCTGGTGGCGGCGGCCCGGCTCACCGCGTCCGGGGTGATCGTGGTGGCCCGGCGGGAGTCCGCGATCGCCGAGCTGCGGCCGGTCGCCGAGGCGCTCGGGATCCCGCTCACCGGCGCGGGCTGGCCGGACGCCGCCGGGTACGCCGCCGGCGCCGACGTCGTCGTCGCCACCGTGCCGAAGGGGGTCGCCGACCCGCTCGCCGCCGAGGTGCGCTGGCGGCCCTCGACGGTGCTCTTCGACGCCCTCTACGACCCGTGGCCCACCCCGCTGGCCGCCTCGGCGTCGGCGGCCGGCTGCCGGGTGGTCTCCGGGCTGGACCTGCTGCTGGCCCAGGCAGTCGGGCAGTTCGAGCACTTCACCGGGGTGCCGGCGCCCCGCGCGGCGATGGCCCACGCGCTCGCCGGGCACCGCCGTCCGGCTTCATTAGGGCGAGGTTAA